Proteins from a genomic interval of Pseudomonas anuradhapurensis:
- a CDS encoding flagellar hook-length control protein FliK: protein MPVAPNPLLQANAIANTSRSPAAQADKALQAPADKGAGFGQVMARQGRDKAAGQDDKVAQAKPKDKAEAAPGGKAEPADTPAVADDGKPLPADGHAPLQADTDMRDASLVAGQVTDAQPGAQLIQAQAETVAPVLQAATAQPTVAAPAAPAAEETFDPDADPLANLPTLRLALEHSAQAKGTTSVHAQDPASAQADDAPVAVNTLANLVQDAVGDSAGAADAGEPGDKAFGALLEDGLKDTRSASSDTRVDDFANRLANLTQAATAKTANAVPANAGPLHQPLPMNQNAWAEGLVNRVMYLSSQNLKSADIQLEPAELGRLDIRVNVATDQSTQITFISGHAGVRDALDSQVHRLRELFTQQGLAQPDVNVADQSRGQQQQQQQAQAQGSQLSGVAARQAEQGGIESADSGRPVEQQLVIGDSAVDYYA, encoded by the coding sequence ATGCCTGTCGCACCCAACCCATTGTTGCAAGCCAACGCCATTGCCAATACCTCGCGTTCGCCCGCCGCACAGGCCGACAAAGCGCTGCAGGCACCGGCGGACAAGGGCGCTGGCTTTGGTCAGGTAATGGCCAGGCAGGGCCGGGACAAGGCTGCTGGGCAGGATGACAAGGTCGCCCAGGCCAAGCCCAAGGACAAAGCCGAAGCGGCACCAGGCGGCAAGGCCGAGCCCGCCGACACGCCCGCTGTTGCCGATGACGGCAAACCCTTGCCAGCCGACGGCCACGCCCCGCTGCAGGCTGACACCGACATGCGCGATGCCAGCCTGGTGGCCGGCCAGGTCACCGACGCCCAGCCCGGTGCGCAACTGATCCAGGCCCAGGCCGAGACCGTGGCACCGGTGCTGCAGGCCGCCACGGCGCAGCCCACGGTCGCGGCGCCTGCAGCGCCGGCCGCCGAGGAAACCTTCGACCCCGACGCCGACCCGCTGGCCAACCTGCCCACCTTGCGCTTGGCCCTGGAGCACAGTGCCCAGGCCAAAGGGACAACCTCGGTACATGCCCAGGACCCGGCGTCGGCCCAAGCTGACGATGCGCCTGTGGCCGTCAATACCTTGGCGAACCTGGTGCAGGATGCCGTGGGCGATTCGGCGGGCGCGGCTGATGCCGGCGAGCCTGGCGACAAGGCCTTCGGTGCCTTGCTCGAAGATGGCCTGAAGGACACCAGGAGCGCCAGCAGCGATACCCGCGTGGATGATTTCGCCAACCGCCTGGCCAACCTGACCCAGGCCGCCACGGCCAAGACCGCCAACGCCGTGCCGGCCAATGCCGGCCCGTTGCACCAGCCGCTGCCAATGAACCAGAACGCCTGGGCCGAGGGTCTGGTCAACCGGGTCATGTACCTGTCCAGCCAGAACCTCAAGTCGGCGGACATCCAGTTGGAGCCGGCAGAGCTTGGTCGGTTGGACATTCGCGTCAATGTTGCGACGGACCAGTCGACCCAGATCACCTTCATCAGTGGCCACGCCGGCGTGCGTGACGCCCTCGACAGCCAGGTGCATCGCCTGCGCGAACTGTTCACCCAGCAAGGCCTGGCCCAGCCGGATGTCAACGTGGCCGACCAGTCGCGTGGGCAGCAACAGCAGCAACAGCAGGCGCAGGCCCAGGGCAGCCAGTTGTCCGGGGTGGCGGCGCGGCAGGCGGAGCAGGGCGGTATCGAGAGCGCCGACAGCGGCAGGCCGGTGGAGCAGCAACTGGTTATCGGTGACAGTGCGGTCGACTACTACGCCTGA
- the fliJ gene encoding flagellar export protein FliJ codes for MAQPGRAARLAPVVAMAEEAERKAAQRLGHFQQLVATAQAKLAELERFREDYQLQWINRGGQGVNGNWLVNYQRFLGQLETAMTQQRQSLAWHQNNLNNARGTWQQAYARVEGLRKLVQRYQEEARRAEDKREQRLLDELSQRLPRQNHL; via the coding sequence ATGGCGCAGCCCGGACGCGCCGCGCGCCTGGCGCCGGTGGTGGCCATGGCCGAGGAGGCCGAGCGCAAGGCGGCTCAGCGCCTTGGGCATTTCCAGCAGCTGGTGGCTACCGCCCAGGCCAAGCTGGCCGAGCTCGAACGGTTCCGTGAGGATTACCAGCTGCAGTGGATCAACCGTGGCGGGCAGGGGGTCAATGGCAACTGGCTGGTCAACTACCAGCGTTTCCTCGGCCAGCTGGAAACGGCCATGACCCAGCAGCGGCAGAGCCTGGCCTGGCACCAGAACAACCTCAACAACGCCCGTGGTACCTGGCAGCAGGCCTATGCCCGGGTGGAGGGCTTGCGCAAGCTGGTGCAGCGTTACCAGGAAGAAGCCCGGCGCGCCGAAGACAAGCGTGAACAGCGCCTGCTCGATGAATTGTCCCAGCGTCTGCCGCGGCAGAATCACCTATAG
- the fliL gene encoding flagellar basal body-associated protein FliL yields the protein MAKSEAVKDPATKGKLKLILLAVVGLLLAIGLSVGATWFIMHKSEPAPAAEATAGNVKPAAIYEPLAPAFVVNFNQNGRQRYMQVSITMQARNQADLDALKVHMPVIRNNLVMMFSGQGFDTLAGSPVGQEMLRQKATAVVQEVAQKEVGKPVVDQLLFTNFVLQ from the coding sequence ATGGCGAAAAGCGAAGCAGTCAAAGACCCCGCCACTAAAGGCAAACTCAAGCTGATCCTGCTGGCGGTCGTCGGCCTGTTGCTGGCGATCGGCCTTTCGGTGGGCGCTACCTGGTTCATCATGCACAAGAGCGAGCCTGCCCCGGCCGCCGAGGCAACCGCCGGTAACGTCAAGCCTGCGGCGATCTACGAGCCGCTGGCCCCGGCCTTCGTGGTCAACTTCAACCAGAACGGTCGCCAGCGCTACATGCAGGTGAGCATTACCATGCAGGCGCGCAACCAGGCCGACCTGGATGCCCTCAAGGTGCACATGCCGGTCATCCGCAACAACCTGGTGATGATGTTCTCCGGGCAGGGCTTCGATACCCTGGCCGGCAGCCCGGTCGGGCAGGAGATGCTGCGCCAGAAGGCCACCGCGGTGGTTCAGGAAGTGGCGCAGAAGGAAGTCGGCAAGCCGGTCGTCGACCAGCTGCTGTTCACCAATTTCGTATTGCAGTAG
- the fliI gene encoding flagellar protein export ATPase FliI, with translation MKLERTSFGKRLGGYAEAIELPVQPVVEGRLLRMVGLTLEAEGLRAAVGTRCLVINDDSYHPVQVEAEVMGFAGPKVFLMPVGSIVGIAPGARVVPLGDSGRLPMGMSMLGRVLDGAGRPLDGKGGMKAEDWVPMDGPVINPLNRDPISKPLDVGIRSINGLLTVGRGQRLGLFAGTGVGKSVLLGMMTRFTEAEIIVVGLIGERGREVKEFIEHILGEEGLKRSVVVASPADDAPLMRLRAAMYCTRIAEYFRDKGKNVLLLMDSLTRFAQAQREIALAIGEPPATRGYPPSVFAKLPKLVERAGNGEPGGGSITAFYTVLSEGDDQQDPIADSARGVLDGHFVLSRRLAEEGHYPAIDIEASISRVMPQVVDADHLRQAQKLKQLWSRLSQSRDLISVGAYVAGGDPETDLAIALQSQMVEFLRQGLRENVSMAQSREQLGAIFTPPAG, from the coding sequence ATGAAGCTTGAGCGCACCAGCTTCGGCAAGCGCCTGGGCGGTTATGCCGAAGCCATCGAGCTGCCAGTCCAGCCCGTGGTCGAAGGCCGCCTGCTGCGCATGGTCGGCCTCACGCTGGAAGCCGAAGGCCTGCGCGCAGCGGTTGGCACCCGCTGCCTGGTGATCAACGACGACAGCTACCACCCGGTGCAGGTCGAGGCCGAAGTCATGGGCTTTGCCGGGCCCAAGGTGTTCCTCATGCCGGTTGGCAGCATCGTCGGCATCGCCCCGGGCGCCCGGGTGGTGCCGCTGGGCGACAGCGGTCGCCTGCCGATGGGCATGAGCATGCTCGGCCGGGTGCTCGACGGCGCCGGCCGCCCGCTGGATGGCAAGGGCGGGATGAAGGCCGAGGACTGGGTGCCGATGGACGGGCCGGTGATCAACCCGCTCAACCGCGACCCCATCAGCAAGCCGCTTGATGTAGGTATTCGCAGTATCAACGGGCTGCTGACGGTTGGCCGTGGCCAGCGTCTGGGTCTGTTCGCCGGTACCGGCGTGGGTAAATCGGTGCTGCTGGGCATGATGACCCGCTTCACCGAAGCCGAGATCATCGTGGTCGGCCTGATCGGCGAGCGTGGCCGCGAGGTGAAGGAATTCATCGAGCATATCCTCGGTGAAGAAGGCCTCAAGCGTTCGGTGGTGGTGGCTTCGCCCGCCGACGATGCGCCATTGATGCGCCTGCGCGCCGCGATGTACTGCACGCGCATTGCCGAGTACTTCCGCGACAAGGGCAAGAACGTGCTGTTGCTGATGGACTCGCTGACCCGTTTCGCCCAGGCCCAGCGGGAAATCGCCCTGGCCATTGGCGAGCCGCCGGCCACCCGGGGTTACCCGCCGTCGGTGTTCGCCAAGCTGCCCAAGCTGGTTGAACGCGCGGGCAACGGCGAGCCGGGCGGTGGTTCGATCACCGCGTTCTACACCGTGCTGTCCGAAGGCGACGACCAGCAGGACCCGATTGCCGACTCGGCGCGCGGCGTGCTCGATGGCCACTTCGTGCTGTCGCGGCGGCTGGCCGAGGAAGGCCATTACCCGGCGATCGACATCGAAGCCTCGATCAGCCGGGTCATGCCCCAGGTGGTCGATGCCGACCATCTGCGCCAGGCGCAGAAGCTCAAGCAGTTGTGGTCGCGCCTCTCGCAGAGCCGCGACCTGATCAGCGTGGGTGCCTACGTCGCTGGTGGCGACCCGGAAACCGACCTGGCCATCGCCCTGCAATCGCAGATGGTGGAATTCCTGCGCCAGGGCCTGCGGGAGAACGTGAGCATGGCGCAAAGCCGCGAACAGTTGGGGGCGATCTTCACGCCCCCGGCGGGCTGA
- a CDS encoding Hpt domain-containing protein codes for MTDMHIDQKVLSDLREVMEDGYLQLVQTFLDDSERRLSQLHAARSAEELSTVAHSFKGSSSNMGAVALARLCQQLEERARRPPLYGIEDLITRIDREFLEVQHFYRGEQQRILTG; via the coding sequence GTGACTGACATGCATATTGACCAAAAGGTACTCAGCGACCTGCGTGAAGTCATGGAGGATGGCTATCTGCAACTGGTGCAGACCTTCCTCGACGATTCCGAGCGGCGCCTGAGCCAGTTGCACGCGGCCAGAAGTGCCGAGGAACTCAGTACGGTCGCGCACAGCTTCAAGGGCAGCAGCAGCAACATGGGCGCCGTTGCCTTGGCCCGCCTGTGCCAGCAGCTGGAGGAGCGCGCGCGGCGGCCCCCGCTGTATGGCATTGAAGACCTGATCACCCGTATCGATCGGGAGTTCCTTGAAGTACAACATTTCTACCGGGGTGAGCAGCAACGTATTTTGACCGGTTGA
- the fliH gene encoding flagellar assembly protein FliH, with protein sequence MPTKEHHPSDLIRARDLEGVDVWALPSFDPQPEPEPEPEPEPEVIEDEVEEVPLEEVQPLTLEELEAIRQEAYNEGFATGEREGFHSTQLKVRQEAEEALKAKLESLDRLMINLMEPIAEQDTQIEKSVVHLVAHMARQVIGRDLRGDSSHITQVLREALKLLPMGADNIRIHLNPQDFELVKALRERHEETWRLLEDSALLPGGCRIETAHSRIDASMETRIEKAVAQLFDRLHDHSLHPAAADIAVDLASSDEA encoded by the coding sequence ATGCCCACCAAAGAACATCACCCCAGCGACCTGATCCGCGCCCGCGACCTCGAGGGCGTGGACGTGTGGGCGCTGCCCAGCTTCGATCCGCAACCGGAGCCCGAGCCCGAACCGGAGCCGGAACCCGAAGTCATCGAGGACGAAGTCGAGGAAGTGCCGCTGGAAGAAGTCCAGCCGTTGACCCTGGAAGAGCTCGAGGCCATCCGCCAGGAGGCCTACAACGAGGGCTTCGCCACCGGCGAGCGCGAGGGCTTCCACAGCACCCAGCTGAAGGTTCGCCAGGAAGCCGAAGAGGCCCTGAAAGCCAAGCTGGAAAGCCTCGATCGGTTGATGATCAACCTGATGGAGCCTATCGCCGAACAGGATACGCAAATCGAGAAATCGGTTGTTCACCTGGTGGCGCACATGGCCCGCCAGGTGATCGGTCGCGATCTGCGCGGCGATTCCAGTCACATCACCCAGGTATTGCGCGAGGCGCTCAAACTGCTGCCGATGGGCGCCGACAACATCCGTATTCACCTCAATCCGCAGGACTTCGAGCTGGTCAAGGCGCTGCGCGAACGGCATGAGGAAACCTGGCGGCTGCTCGAAGACAGCGCACTGCTCCCTGGCGGCTGTCGCATCGAGACCGCTCACAGCCGCATCGACGCCAGCATGGAAACCCGTATCGAAAAAGCCGTGGCGCAACTGTTCGACCGCTTGCATGACCATTCCCTGCATCCGGCGGCGGCGGATATCGCCGTCGACCTGGCCAGCTCCGATGAAGCTTGA
- the fliE gene encoding flagellar hook-basal body complex protein FliE, protein MSQGVEFNRLMLDMRAMQADAMSLPKVAAAPELAPGQSTFADMLGQAIGKVHETQQASTQLANAFEIGKSGVDLTDVMIASQKASVSMQALTQVRNKLVQAYQDIMQMPV, encoded by the coding sequence ATGAGCCAAGGTGTTGAATTCAATCGTCTGATGTTGGACATGCGGGCCATGCAGGCCGATGCCATGTCGCTGCCCAAGGTGGCTGCCGCCCCTGAGCTGGCGCCGGGGCAGAGTACCTTTGCCGACATGCTCGGCCAGGCCATCGGCAAGGTGCATGAGACGCAGCAGGCTTCGACCCAGCTGGCCAACGCCTTCGAGATCGGCAAGAGCGGCGTCGACCTGACTGACGTCATGATCGCTTCGCAAAAGGCCAGTGTATCGATGCAGGCCCTGACCCAGGTACGCAACAAGCTGGTCCAGGCGTACCAGGACATCATGCAGATGCCGGTTTGA
- a CDS encoding fused response regulator/phosphatase, which yields MPAEQVLTVLVAEDGAADRLLLAQIVRRQGHQVVTAENGEQAVALFIERRPQLVLLDALMPVMDGFEAARQIKTLAGEALVPIIFLTSLNEEEGLVRCLEAGGDDFMAKPYSAVILGAKIRAMDRLRRLQATVLEQRDQIAGHHHHLLNEQRVAKAVFDKVAHSGCLAAPNIRYLQSPYALFNGDLMLAAFTPSGDMRVLLGDFTGHGLPAAVGAMPLAEVFYGMTAKGYGIAQILREMNAKLKRILPVDMFCCALLLDLNMQRGSVEVWNGGMPDGYRLSVQGQVLSALRSRHLPLGILPAERFDDTTEVLPLAPGERVLLLSDGVIDTADDQERLFGVQRLHEVLADNRDPARLFDEVMQALERFGGRPRDDISLCDIRMFSAEERVPAPTLYSDSGRSSPLDWSLQFEVRGESLKRFDPVPYLVQLLQEIHGLRARTGNLHSVLSELYSNALEHGVLGLDSRLKRDVQGFAAYYEERARRLMQLTDGYVRIQFKVEPLGDGGRLMIEVRDSGAGFDVQRTLAQPALERRLSGRGLNLVQRLASSARWSEGGRCAQVEFVW from the coding sequence ATGCCGGCCGAACAGGTGTTGACCGTGCTGGTCGCCGAGGACGGGGCCGCCGACCGCCTGCTGCTGGCGCAGATCGTCCGCCGGCAGGGGCATCAGGTGGTCACGGCGGAAAACGGCGAGCAGGCGGTGGCGCTGTTCATCGAGCGGCGTCCGCAACTGGTGCTGCTGGATGCGCTGATGCCGGTGATGGATGGCTTCGAGGCGGCACGGCAGATCAAGACCTTGGCCGGCGAAGCGCTGGTGCCGATCATTTTCCTGACATCGCTCAACGAAGAAGAGGGCCTGGTGCGCTGCCTTGAGGCTGGTGGCGATGACTTCATGGCCAAACCCTACAGTGCGGTGATTCTCGGCGCCAAGATCCGCGCCATGGACCGCTTGCGCCGGTTGCAGGCCACCGTGCTGGAGCAGCGCGACCAGATTGCCGGGCATCATCACCATCTGCTCAACGAGCAGCGGGTAGCCAAGGCGGTATTCGACAAGGTGGCCCACTCCGGCTGCCTGGCCGCGCCCAACATCCGCTACCTGCAGTCGCCTTATGCGCTGTTCAATGGCGACCTGATGCTGGCTGCTTTCACGCCGTCCGGTGACATGCGCGTGCTGCTCGGTGATTTCACCGGGCATGGTCTGCCGGCGGCGGTCGGCGCCATGCCGCTGGCTGAAGTGTTCTATGGCATGACCGCCAAGGGCTATGGCATCGCGCAGATCCTGCGCGAGATGAACGCCAAGCTCAAACGCATCCTGCCGGTGGACATGTTCTGTTGTGCGCTGCTGCTCGACCTCAACATGCAGCGCGGTTCGGTGGAAGTGTGGAACGGCGGCATGCCCGATGGCTATCGCCTGTCGGTGCAGGGGCAGGTGTTGTCGGCGTTGCGTTCGCGACACCTGCCGCTGGGTATTCTGCCCGCCGAGCGTTTCGACGATACCACCGAGGTGCTGCCGCTGGCGCCGGGCGAGCGCGTGCTGCTGCTATCGGATGGCGTGATCGATACCGCCGACGACCAGGAGCGGCTGTTCGGCGTGCAGCGCCTGCACGAGGTGCTGGCCGACAACCGTGACCCGGCGCGCCTGTTCGACGAAGTGATGCAGGCCCTGGAGCGCTTTGGCGGGCGCCCGCGCGATGACATCAGCCTGTGCGACATTCGCATGTTCAGCGCCGAGGAACGGGTACCGGCGCCGACCCTCTACTCTGACAGCGGCCGCTCCAGCCCGCTGGACTGGTCGTTGCAGTTCGAGGTGCGCGGCGAGAGCCTCAAGCGCTTCGACCCGGTGCCCTATCTGGTGCAGTTATTGCAGGAAATCCATGGCCTGCGGGCGCGTACCGGCAACCTGCACAGCGTGCTCAGCGAGCTGTATTCCAACGCCCTGGAGCACGGCGTGCTGGGCCTGGACTCGCGGCTCAAGCGCGATGTCCAGGGTTTTGCCGCCTACTATGAGGAACGCGCGCGGCGCCTGATGCAACTGACCGACGGCTACGTGCGTATCCAGTTCAAGGTTGAACCGCTTGGCGACGGCGGGCGTCTGATGATCGAGGTTCGCGACAGCGGTGCCGGGTTCGATGTGCAGCGGACGCTGGCGCAGCCAGCGCTGGAGCGGCGCCTGAGTGGGCGTGGGCTGAACCTGGTCCAGCGGCTGGCCAGCAGTGCGCGCTGGAGCGAAGGCGGGCGCTGCGCGCAGGTGGAGTTCGTCTGGTGA
- the fliG gene encoding flagellar motor switch protein FliG: protein MSDNRAVTAKLSRVDKAAILLLSLGETDAAQVLRHMGPKEVQRVGVAMAQMGNVHRDQVEQVMSEFVEIVGDQTSLGVGSDAYIRKMLNQALGEDKANGLVDRILLGGNTSGLDSLKWMEPRAVADVIRYEHPQIQAIVVAYLDPDQAGEVLSNFDHKVRLDIVLRVSSLNTVQPAALKELNQILEKQFSGNSNAARTTLGGIKRAADIMNFLDSSVEGALMDAIREIDSDLSEQIEDLMFVFNNLADVDDRGIQALLREVSSDVLVVSLKGADERVKDKIFKNMSKRASELLRDDLEAKGPVRVSDVETAQKEILTIARRMAEAGEIVLGGKGAEEMI, encoded by the coding sequence ATGAGTGATAACCGAGCCGTTACCGCCAAGCTGAGCCGCGTCGACAAGGCGGCGATCCTCCTGCTCTCGCTGGGCGAGACCGATGCGGCCCAGGTGCTGCGCCACATGGGGCCCAAGGAAGTGCAGCGGGTCGGTGTGGCCATGGCGCAGATGGGCAATGTGCACCGTGACCAGGTCGAGCAGGTGATGAGCGAGTTCGTCGAGATCGTCGGCGACCAGACCAGCCTGGGTGTCGGTTCCGACGCCTACATCCGCAAGATGCTCAACCAGGCCCTGGGCGAAGACAAGGCCAACGGCCTGGTCGACCGCATCCTGCTCGGTGGCAACACCAGCGGCCTGGACAGCCTCAAGTGGATGGAGCCGCGTGCCGTGGCCGACGTGATCCGCTACGAGCACCCGCAGATCCAGGCCATCGTGGTTGCCTACCTCGACCCCGACCAGGCAGGTGAAGTGCTGAGCAACTTCGACCACAAGGTGCGCCTGGACATCGTCCTGCGCGTGTCGTCGCTCAATACCGTGCAACCGGCGGCGCTGAAGGAGCTGAACCAGATCCTCGAGAAGCAGTTCTCGGGCAACTCCAATGCGGCGCGCACCACCTTGGGCGGTATCAAGCGTGCGGCCGACATCATGAACTTCCTCGACAGCTCGGTCGAAGGTGCACTGATGGACGCGATCCGCGAAATCGACAGCGACCTGTCGGAGCAGATCGAGGACCTGATGTTCGTCTTCAACAACCTGGCCGACGTCGACGACCGTGGCATCCAGGCGCTGTTGCGCGAAGTGTCGTCCGACGTGCTGGTGGTGTCGCTCAAGGGCGCCGACGAGCGGGTCAAGGACAAGATTTTCAAGAACATGTCCAAGCGTGCCTCCGAGCTGCTACGTGACGACCTGGAAGCCAAGGGGCCGGTGCGAGTCAGCGACGTGGAAACGGCGCAGAAGGAAATCCTCACCATCGCCCGCCGCATGGCCGAGGCCGGCGAGATCGTGCTCGGTGGCAAGGGCGCCGAGGAAATGATCTGA
- a CDS encoding STAS domain-containing protein: MAVETDFSQDGKKLTIKIKGRFDFGKHQEFRDAYERQPSRPDSVVVDLKETTYLDSSALGMLLLLRDHAGGDDSDVRVVHASSDVRKILAISNFEKLFDIS; the protein is encoded by the coding sequence ATGGCAGTCGAGACTGATTTTTCGCAGGACGGGAAAAAACTGACCATCAAGATCAAGGGACGCTTCGATTTCGGCAAGCACCAGGAATTTCGTGACGCCTACGAGCGTCAGCCCAGCCGGCCCGATTCGGTGGTGGTTGACTTGAAGGAAACCACCTACCTCGACAGTTCCGCGCTCGGCATGCTGCTGTTGCTGCGCGACCATGCCGGAGGTGATGATTCGGATGTGCGCGTGGTACATGCCAGCTCCGATGTCCGCAAGATCCTCGCCATCTCCAATTTCGAAAAACTCTTCGATATCAGTTGA
- the fliF gene encoding flagellar basal-body MS-ring/collar protein FliF, whose amino-acid sequence MAEAVVDNAPVKSGPPAAKPPLFGMAFLENIAQMPMLRQVGLLVGLAASVAIGFAVVLWSQQPDYRPLYGSLAGMDTKQVMDTLAAADIPYNVEPNSGALLVKADDLSRARLKLAAAGVAPSDGNVGFELLDKEQGLGTSQFMEATRYRRSLEGELARTVSSLNNVKAARVHLAIPKSSVFVRDERKPSASVLVELYPGRALEAGQVMAIVNLVATSVPELDKSQVTVVDQKGNLLSEQIQDTALTQAGKQFDYSRRVESMLTQRVHNILQPVLGNDRYKAEVSADLDFSAVESTSEQFNPDQPALRSEQSVDEQRASSQGPQGVPGALSNQPPGPASAPQTTGGSAAPAAAIQPGQPLVDANGQQIMDPATGQPMLAPYPSDKRQQSTKNFELDRSISHTRQQQGRMTRLSVAVVVDDQVKVDPATGDTSRTPWGAEDLARFTRLVQDAVGFDASRGDSVTVINVPFAADRGEEISDIAFYQQPWFWDIVKQVLGVVFILVLVFGVLRPVLNNITGGGKQAAQDSDMELGGMVGLDGELANDRVTLGGPTSILLPSPTEGYEAQLNAIKGLVAEDPGRVAQVVKEWINADE is encoded by the coding sequence ATGGCTGAAGCAGTCGTCGACAACGCCCCCGTGAAAAGCGGCCCGCCCGCGGCCAAGCCGCCGCTGTTCGGCATGGCGTTTCTGGAAAACATCGCGCAGATGCCCATGCTGCGTCAGGTCGGCCTGCTGGTCGGCCTGGCCGCCAGCGTGGCGATCGGCTTTGCCGTGGTGCTGTGGTCGCAGCAGCCGGATTACCGCCCGCTGTATGGCAGCCTGGCGGGCATGGACACCAAGCAGGTCATGGATACCCTGGCCGCAGCCGACATCCCCTACAACGTCGAGCCCAATTCCGGCGCTCTGCTGGTCAAGGCCGACGACCTCTCCCGTGCGCGCCTGAAACTGGCCGCAGCCGGCGTGGCGCCGAGTGATGGCAATGTCGGCTTCGAGCTGCTCGACAAGGAGCAGGGCCTGGGCACCAGCCAGTTCATGGAAGCCACCCGTTACCGCCGCAGCCTGGAAGGCGAACTGGCGCGTACCGTGTCCAGCCTGAACAACGTCAAGGCTGCGCGCGTGCATCTGGCCATCCCGAAAAGCTCGGTGTTCGTGCGTGACGAGCGCAAGCCCAGCGCCTCGGTACTGGTCGAGCTGTACCCGGGCCGTGCCCTGGAAGCCGGGCAGGTGATGGCCATCGTCAACCTGGTCGCGACCAGCGTGCCGGAACTGGACAAGTCCCAGGTCACCGTGGTCGACCAGAAAGGCAACCTGCTGTCCGAGCAGATCCAGGACACCGCGCTGACCCAGGCCGGCAAGCAGTTCGACTACAGCCGTCGGGTAGAGAGCATGCTCACCCAGCGTGTGCACAACATCCTGCAACCGGTGCTGGGCAATGACCGCTACAAGGCCGAAGTGTCTGCCGACCTCGACTTCAGCGCGGTCGAGTCCACCTCCGAGCAGTTCAACCCCGACCAGCCGGCGCTGCGCAGCGAGCAATCGGTTGACGAACAACGTGCCAGCAGCCAGGGCCCGCAGGGCGTGCCCGGTGCGCTGAGCAACCAGCCACCAGGCCCGGCCTCGGCACCGCAGACTACCGGTGGCAGCGCCGCACCGGCGGCGGCCATCCAGCCCGGCCAGCCGCTGGTAGATGCCAACGGCCAGCAGATCATGGACCCGGCCACCGGCCAGCCGATGCTCGCGCCGTATCCGTCGGACAAGCGTCAACAAAGCACCAAGAACTTCGAGCTGGATCGTTCTATCAGCCACACCCGTCAGCAGCAAGGGCGCATGACCCGTCTGTCGGTAGCGGTGGTGGTGGATGACCAGGTCAAGGTCGACCCGGCCACTGGCGACACCAGCCGTACGCCGTGGGGCGCCGAGGACCTGGCGCGGTTTACTCGCCTGGTGCAGGATGCGGTCGGTTTCGATGCCAGCCGTGGCGACAGCGTGACGGTGATCAACGTGCCGTTCGCCGCTGACCGTGGCGAGGAAATCAGCGACATCGCCTTCTATCAGCAACCGTGGTTCTGGGACATCGTCAAGCAGGTGCTGGGCGTGGTGTTCATCCTGGTGCTGGTGTTCGGTGTACTGCGGCCGGTGCTGAACAACATCACCGGGGGCGGCAAGCAGGCTGCCCAGGATAGCGACATGGAGCTGGGCGGCATGGTGGGGTTGGATGGCGAACTGGCCAACGACCGCGTCACTCTGGGTGGCCCGACAAGCATTCTGCTGCCTAGCCCGACCGAGGGCTACGAGGCGCAGCTCAACGCAATCAAAGGCCTGGTGGCCGAAGACCCGGGCCGTGTGGCCCAGGTCGTGAAAGAGTGGATCAACGCCGATGAGTGA